Proteins co-encoded in one Amphritea atlantica genomic window:
- a CDS encoding glycosyltransferase, whose amino-acid sequence MQKPISIAIVTPSFNQAPFIEETIRSVLDQQYPEIQYAVIDGGSTDGSKEIIESYSDQLHYYVSEPDRGHAHALNKGFSNTDCEIMAWINSDDKYTPRSLQTICQIFEQFPEVEWITGFNAYWNKDGVLTTAQRNTKNIYDYLTGNFRWIQQESTFWRRSLWQKAGGYIDENQRYMIDGELWSRFFQHAELYSVDAILSGYRIHDANRAHQHASECQLEMASIIDTMKTKLPAGINNTARLINKLKIIKKIPVINNFNFTKLIPTSHLEKHFQDINYKNIHYNNNRWKLRTLPFK is encoded by the coding sequence ATGCAAAAACCGATCTCCATAGCCATTGTAACACCGTCATTCAACCAAGCCCCCTTCATTGAAGAGACCATTCGATCTGTACTAGATCAGCAGTACCCGGAAATACAATATGCCGTGATCGACGGCGGCAGCACTGACGGATCAAAAGAGATAATCGAGTCTTACTCTGATCAACTTCATTATTATGTTTCTGAACCAGACCGCGGTCACGCCCATGCTTTGAACAAAGGTTTCTCAAACACCGATTGTGAAATAATGGCTTGGATAAACTCAGATGACAAATATACGCCAAGGTCGCTTCAGACAATTTGCCAGATTTTCGAACAGTTTCCTGAGGTTGAATGGATTACAGGTTTTAATGCCTACTGGAATAAAGATGGGGTACTGACGACAGCACAAAGAAATACAAAAAATATTTATGATTACCTGACAGGAAACTTTCGCTGGATTCAACAAGAGTCTACATTCTGGCGTAGAAGCCTGTGGCAAAAGGCAGGTGGTTATATTGATGAAAACCAAAGATATATGATCGACGGAGAGCTTTGGAGCCGTTTTTTTCAACATGCCGAACTCTATTCGGTAGATGCTATTCTGAGTGGCTATAGAATCCATGACGCAAACAGAGCTCATCAGCATGCCTCTGAATGCCAACTAGAGATGGCATCAATTATAGACACAATGAAAACAAAGCTCCCAGCGGGCATAAATAATACTGCAAGACTTATAAATAAATTAAAGATAATAAAAAAAATACCTGTTATTAACAATTTCAACTTTACCAAGCTAATACCAACAAGTCACTTAGAAAAACATTTCCAAGACATTAAC